Proteins from a genomic interval of Ramlibacter algicola:
- a CDS encoding MarR family transcriptional regulator — protein MPAPSRPSSLIRLYARPGFLLRRAHQISAAVFEDECRELQLTAAQFGVLTVLDARPGMGQSALARALGFDKVTVLRVLRGLEARGFVEREADSGRRTVAVTLTAAGRALLRQAQPPAEKAYRRLMGPLDKQQQAQLIELLQLLTDSLEGHARAAFVPPED, from the coding sequence GTGCCAGCGCCCTCACGCCCTTCCAGCCTCATCCGTCTCTACGCCCGCCCGGGCTTCCTGCTGCGCCGTGCGCACCAGATCTCCGCCGCGGTGTTCGAGGACGAGTGCCGCGAGCTGCAGCTCACCGCGGCCCAGTTCGGCGTGCTGACGGTGCTCGACGCGCGGCCAGGCATGGGCCAGTCGGCCCTGGCCCGCGCGCTCGGCTTCGACAAGGTGACGGTGCTGCGGGTGCTGCGCGGGCTCGAAGCCCGCGGTTTCGTCGAGCGCGAGGCGGACAGCGGGCGCCGCACGGTGGCCGTCACGCTGACCGCCGCCGGGCGGGCCTTGCTCCGGCAGGCGCAGCCACCGGCGGAGAAGGCCTACCGCCGCCTGATGGGGCCGCTGGACAAGCAGCAGCAGGCGCAGTTGATCGAGTTGCTGCAGCTGCTGACCGACAGCCTGGAAGGCCACGCGCGGGCGGCGTTCGTGCCGCCCGAGGACTGA
- a CDS encoding MoaD/ThiS family protein, with product MKVQLRYFASVREAIGRGSEARATGAATLFALRDELVAQGEPYAQALGDGRAVRMALDQVMATDDAPLRDGCEVAFFPPVTGG from the coding sequence ATGAAGGTCCAGCTGCGTTACTTCGCCAGCGTGCGCGAGGCGATCGGGCGCGGCAGCGAGGCGCGCGCCACCGGCGCGGCCACGCTGTTCGCGCTGCGCGACGAACTGGTGGCGCAAGGCGAGCCGTACGCACAGGCGCTCGGGGACGGCCGCGCGGTGCGCATGGCGCTCGACCAGGTCATGGCCACCGACGACGCGCCGCTGCGCGACGGCTGCGAAGTCGCGTTCTTCCCGCCCGTGACGGGGGGCTGA
- the glp gene encoding gephyrin-like molybdotransferase Glp — MSSRPPLRPLDDALAELLARVQPLADAEDVATFDADGRVLAEDLVAELQVPPQDNSAMDGYAVRLAEIADEGVAFPVSQRIPAGQAAQPLQPGTIARIFTGAPVPGGADAIVMQEDTEVLADGHVRILRVPGAGQWIRRSGEDVTRGSTILRRGERLGPAACGLAAGIGRDRLRVARRPRVALFSTGDELVMPGTVPPAQMAPGAIYNSNRFFLRQLLARCGCEVSDLGIVPDRRDATIAALRGAAAAHDLILTSGGVSVGEEDHIKPAVQELGSLDLWQVAMKPGKPFAHGRIGDAHFMGLPGNPVSSFVTFLLLVRPALLRMQGASQIAPHALALPAHFDWPRPDKRREFLRVRRDGEGGLDLFPNQSSGVLTSCAWAHGVVDVAPGHTIARGDTVRYLPFTEWLA, encoded by the coding sequence TGCGGAGGACGTTGCGACGTTCGACGCCGACGGGCGCGTGCTCGCCGAAGACCTGGTTGCGGAACTGCAGGTGCCACCGCAGGACAACAGCGCGATGGATGGCTATGCGGTGCGCCTGGCCGAGATCGCCGACGAAGGCGTCGCCTTCCCGGTCAGCCAGCGCATCCCGGCCGGGCAGGCGGCGCAGCCGCTGCAGCCGGGCACCATCGCCCGCATCTTCACCGGCGCGCCCGTGCCCGGGGGCGCCGATGCCATCGTGATGCAGGAAGACACCGAGGTGCTCGCCGATGGCCACGTGCGCATCCTGCGCGTGCCTGGCGCCGGCCAGTGGATTCGTCGCAGCGGCGAGGACGTCACGCGCGGGAGCACCATCCTGCGCCGCGGCGAACGGCTCGGCCCCGCGGCTTGCGGCCTGGCGGCGGGTATCGGCCGCGACCGCCTGCGCGTCGCGCGCCGGCCGCGGGTGGCGCTGTTCTCGACCGGCGACGAGCTGGTGATGCCCGGTACCGTGCCGCCGGCGCAGATGGCGCCCGGCGCCATCTACAACTCCAACCGCTTCTTCCTGCGCCAGCTGCTGGCGCGCTGCGGCTGCGAGGTGAGCGACCTGGGCATCGTGCCGGACCGCCGCGACGCGACCATCGCCGCGCTGCGCGGTGCGGCTGCCGCGCACGACCTGATCCTCACCAGCGGCGGCGTGTCGGTCGGTGAGGAAGATCACATCAAGCCGGCCGTGCAGGAACTCGGCTCGCTCGACCTGTGGCAGGTCGCGATGAAGCCGGGCAAGCCGTTCGCGCACGGCCGCATAGGCGACGCCCACTTCATGGGCCTGCCGGGCAATCCGGTGTCCAGCTTCGTCACGTTCCTGCTGCTGGTGCGCCCGGCGTTGCTGCGCATGCAGGGTGCTTCGCAGATTGCGCCGCACGCGCTGGCGCTGCCCGCGCACTTCGACTGGCCGCGGCCGGACAAGCGCCGGGAGTTCCTGCGCGTGCGCCGCGACGGCGAAGGCGGGCTCGATCTGTTTCCCAACCAGAGTTCCGGTGTGCTCACGTCGTGTGCGTGGGCCCACGGCGTCGTCGACGTCGCTCCCGGCCACACGATCGCGCGCGGCGACACCGTGCGCTACCTGCCGTTCACGGAGTGGCTCGCATGA
- a CDS encoding molybdenum cofactor biosynthesis protein MoaE, with translation MRVAIQHEDFDVGLELARLREGDARVGAVCSFVGTVRGGGVLDMELEHYPGMTERAIEAMVDEAHRRFDIFAARVVHRIGLLRPGDQIVLVAVTSAHRGQSFQACEFLMDYLKTQAPFWKKERTADGERWVDARVSDDAALARWGIDAGNAG, from the coding sequence ATGCGGGTCGCGATCCAGCACGAGGATTTCGACGTCGGGCTGGAACTCGCGCGCCTGCGCGAGGGCGATGCGCGCGTCGGCGCCGTGTGCAGCTTCGTCGGCACCGTGCGCGGGGGCGGCGTACTCGACATGGAGCTGGAGCACTACCCCGGCATGACCGAGCGTGCGATCGAGGCCATGGTCGACGAGGCGCACCGCCGCTTCGACATCTTCGCGGCGCGTGTCGTGCATCGCATCGGCCTGCTGCGCCCGGGCGACCAGATCGTGCTGGTCGCCGTCACGTCCGCGCACCGGGGCCAGAGCTTCCAGGCCTGCGAGTTCCTGATGGACTACCTGAAGACGCAGGCGCCGTTCTGGAAGAAGGAGCGCACCGCCGACGGCGAGCGCTGGGTCGACGCGCGCGTCAGCGACGACGCGGCGCTGGCGCGCTGGGGCATCGACGCCGGCAACGCCGGCTGA
- a CDS encoding flavin-dependent oxidoreductase, whose protein sequence is MRIAIAGGGIGGLALALSLHHRGIACEVYEAVAQVREIGVGITLLPHAMRELAALGVQARIEPLGIENLESVFFNRWGQFVYREPRGRHAGYPLPEIGIHRGKLHRVLHDAVLERLGPDAVHLDARCIGVEQDGQGCALRVQDARGAERTVRADAVVACDGINSALRRQFYPGEPLAFAGINTWRGVTVHRPILTGKSYLRIGSIETGKMVVYPIVDDVDGQGSQLVNWVAEIQRPGAAMNDWNRPGDPAEVAQLFADWRFDWLDVPRLIATASQVFEYPMVDRDPVRRWTFGRVTLLGDAAHPMYPRGSNGSAQALIDARVLADELAAGGGVPEALARYEARRLAPTARIVETNRTVPPDFIIMKADALSGGRPFAGSIDDLVTQDELRRISDDYKRVAGFAPEDVAGKPLS, encoded by the coding sequence ATGCGCATCGCCATTGCCGGCGGCGGCATCGGGGGGCTCGCCCTGGCGCTGTCGCTCCACCATCGCGGCATCGCCTGCGAGGTGTACGAGGCCGTCGCGCAGGTGCGCGAGATCGGCGTCGGCATCACGCTGCTGCCGCACGCGATGCGCGAGCTCGCCGCGCTCGGCGTGCAGGCCCGCATCGAGCCGCTGGGCATCGAGAACCTGGAAAGCGTGTTCTTCAACCGCTGGGGGCAGTTCGTCTACCGCGAGCCGCGCGGGCGCCACGCGGGCTACCCGTTGCCGGAGATCGGCATCCACCGCGGCAAGCTGCATCGCGTGCTGCACGACGCGGTGCTCGAGCGGCTGGGCCCCGACGCCGTCCATCTCGATGCGCGCTGCATCGGCGTCGAGCAGGACGGGCAGGGCTGCGCGCTGCGCGTGCAGGACGCACGCGGTGCCGAGCGCACGGTCCGCGCCGATGCCGTTGTCGCGTGCGACGGCATCAACTCGGCACTGCGGCGCCAGTTCTATCCCGGGGAGCCACTGGCGTTCGCCGGCATCAACACGTGGCGCGGCGTCACCGTGCACCGGCCCATCCTCACCGGCAAGAGCTACCTGCGCATCGGCTCCATCGAGACCGGCAAGATGGTGGTCTACCCGATCGTCGACGACGTGGACGGGCAGGGCTCGCAACTGGTGAACTGGGTCGCGGAGATCCAGCGGCCGGGCGCCGCGATGAACGACTGGAACAGGCCGGGCGATCCGGCCGAAGTCGCGCAGCTGTTCGCCGACTGGCGCTTCGACTGGCTGGACGTGCCGCGCCTGATCGCCACCGCGTCGCAGGTGTTCGAGTACCCGATGGTCGATCGCGACCCGGTGCGGCGCTGGACCTTCGGCCGCGTCACGCTGCTGGGCGATGCGGCGCACCCGATGTACCCACGGGGCTCCAATGGGTCGGCGCAGGCCTTGATCGATGCGCGGGTGCTGGCCGACGAACTGGCGGCCGGCGGCGGGGTCCCGGAGGCGCTCGCGCGCTACGAGGCGCGGCGGCTCGCGCCCACCGCGCGCATCGTGGAGACCAACCGCACCGTGCCGCCCGACTTCATCATCATGAAGGCCGACGCGCTCAGCGGCGGGCGGCCGTTCGCCGGCAGCATCGACGACCTGGTGACCCAGGACGAACTGCGCCGGATCTCCGACGACTACAAGCGGGTGGCGGGCTTCGCGCCCGAGGACGTCGCGGGCAAGCCGCTCAGTTGA
- a CDS encoding tripartite tricarboxylate transporter substrate binding protein has translation MQPIDDPAAARRAFVFAAALAPLASWAQTAASPGTPLRLIVPFTPGTGIDLIARTVGPKLGERLGRPVVVDNRAGASGNIGTEAVVRAPANGGTLLVSVNTLVMNRSLYPQLPFDPVKDLQPVALTSWGQLLLVANPSAGWRTAGDLLRDAKAQPGRINYASPGVGTPHHLSMELFKSINKVFLTHIPYRGTAPALTDLLGGQVPLMFLPIHVALPHVRSGKLLALGIGSEKRHPLLPQVPTLAEAKAGDVHVAMWYGIFAPKGTPADDVQRINRELQGILGLPEVRTAFETQGMDPATSTPDEFRRLVEQDADRWAALIKAQGITAE, from the coding sequence ATGCAACCCATCGATGATCCCGCGGCCGCGCGCCGGGCCTTCGTGTTCGCCGCCGCCCTGGCGCCTCTCGCGTCATGGGCGCAGACGGCCGCTTCGCCCGGCACGCCACTGCGCCTGATCGTGCCGTTCACGCCCGGCACCGGCATCGACCTCATCGCGCGCACCGTGGGGCCCAAGCTGGGCGAACGCCTGGGCCGGCCGGTCGTGGTGGACAACCGCGCCGGCGCGTCGGGCAACATCGGCACGGAAGCGGTGGTCCGCGCGCCCGCCAACGGCGGCACGCTGCTGGTGAGCGTCAACACGCTGGTCATGAACCGCAGCCTGTACCCGCAGCTGCCGTTCGACCCGGTCAAGGACCTGCAGCCGGTCGCGCTCACCAGCTGGGGCCAGCTGCTGCTGGTGGCCAACCCGTCCGCGGGCTGGCGCACGGCCGGCGACCTGCTCCGCGACGCCAAAGCGCAGCCGGGGCGCATCAACTACGCGAGCCCGGGCGTCGGCACGCCGCACCACCTGTCGATGGAACTGTTCAAGTCCATCAACAAGGTCTTCCTCACCCACATCCCATACCGCGGCACCGCGCCGGCCCTGACCGACCTGCTCGGCGGCCAGGTGCCGCTGATGTTCCTGCCGATCCATGTCGCGCTGCCGCACGTGCGCTCGGGCAAGCTGCTCGCTCTCGGCATCGGCAGCGAGAAGCGCCATCCCTTGCTCCCGCAGGTGCCCACACTGGCGGAAGCGAAGGCGGGGGACGTGCACGTGGCCATGTGGTACGGCATCTTCGCGCCCAAGGGCACGCCGGCCGACGACGTGCAGCGCATCAACCGCGAGTTGCAGGGCATCCTCGGGCTGCCGGAGGTGCGCACCGCGTTCGAGACGCAGGGGATGGATCCGGCCACGAGCACGCCGGACGAGTTCCGGCGCCTCGTCGAACAGGACGCCGACCGCTGGGCCGCGCTGATCAAGGCGCAAGGCATCACCGCCGAGTAG